The genomic window CGGAACGTGCCGTAGTGCATCGGCACCAGCGCCTGCGCTCCCAGGTCGAGGAACGCGCGCACCGCGTCTTCCGGCGAGGTGTGGACGTTGCGGAACGACGGCGGATGGTACGCCCCGATGGGCAGCAGCGCGATCTCCGGCTTGAGCCGCGCGCCGATCTCGCGGAACCCATCGAAGTAGGCCGTGTCGCCGGCGTGGTAGAGCGAGTGCTGCGCGTCGCGCAGCACGTAGCCGCCGTAGCCGCGGTGGTAGTCGCGGATCATGCGCGCCCCCCAGTGCCGCGAAGGCGTGTGCGTCACGCTGAAGTCGCCGTCGCGGAACTCCTTCCACCACGTCAGCTCGATGATCTCCTCGAATCCCAGCAGCAGCACCAGGTCCTTCACGTGATGCGGCACGATGATCTTCGGCGCCCGCCCGCCCTTCCGCCGCGTCATGCGCGCCAGCGCGCGCAGCGACGGCTTGTGCAGGTGGTCCATGTGCGCGTGCGTCACCAGCACGTAGTCGATGGGCGGCAGGTCTTTGATCTTCACCCCCGGCCGCCGCTGCCGCTTCAGCACCACCA from Terriglobales bacterium includes these protein-coding regions:
- a CDS encoding MBL fold metallo-hydrolase; this translates as MLNITIRKKAKQFSRLVRHSALTPLQGEVRKPVLAENGDLGLTFIGHSGFFIQMGGKNLVIDPNFARWLVVLKRQRRPGVKIKDLPPIDYVLVTHAHMDHLHKPSLRALARMTRRKGGRAPKIIVPHHVKDLVLLLGFEEIIELTWWKEFRDGDFSVTHTPSRHWGARMIRDYHRGYGGYVLRDAQHSLYHAGDTAYFDGFREIGARLKPEIALLPIGAYHPPSFRNVHTSPEDAVRAFLDLGAQALVPMHYGTFRLSHEPMDEPLRLLAEESAAHGVSDKVVVLEEGVTRFF